The genomic segment TGGTGGCCAGTCCGTTGTAGCCTACAGCCGCCAGTGAATCGGCCCTCGGGTTGGCTCCCTGGGCCAGCAGGGCAGTAAACGCCACGCCGCCCGGCTGCCCGTAGAACGGAACGCCCAGCACTGTTTTGTGGGCGGGCAAGCCGCGCCCTTTCCAGTAAGCCAAGGTCTGCACCGCATCGGCGTAGGTGGCATGCGCTGGTGCAGGAGCATCATACGCCATGATGTTCATGAAATCAACCACCTCGAAAACGCTAGGCAGGATTCCGGGCCCCGCCCAGGTGCCCCCGGCAATAGCGGCCGTCAGGAGCTTGCCTTGGCGGTGCAATTGCGTGCCTAGCTGCTGCATAAGGGCAGCGTAGCCGCTCGCCGTACGCGCATCGGGGTGCTCCCAATCCATGTCGATGCCATCAAGCTGATACTCTTGGGCGAAGCGCATCAAGTTGGCAACGAAGGCTTTGGTGTAGGCTGGGGTTGCGCCAATGGAATCGAAGGCACTGTGGTCGCCGTTGTGCCAGCCGCCCACCGATATAAGCACCCGCACGCGAACTGCGTGGGCCGCTGCTACCAACTGCCGCAGCTTTTCCGGATTCGGCAAGGGCTCTAAACCGCCGGTAGCAGTAGGCTGCAGAAAAGCGTAGTTGACGTGCGTAAGCTGGGCGAGTTGCGCCTTGTTTATCTGGCCGCGCCAAGCCGGTTGGTAGCCTACCACCCGAAACTGCGCCAACGCAACTGCAGAGTGCAGCACCAGTACCAGTGAAATCAGCAGCAATAACGAGTTGCGTTGCATGAATAGCGCTTTTAGATGGTTGGCACGGCCTGCTGCACTGGTTTTTTCACCTGGATGGCGTGGCCTTTCAAAGCGAAAAACAGCACGTACGCGTAACACGGAAGCAGGAGTATGTAGGCATGCTGCAAGCCTATTACTTCACTGAGTTGGCCGTAGATGTACGGCAGCACAGCTCCGCCCCCAATTCCCATAATCA from the Hymenobacter tibetensis genome contains:
- a CDS encoding glycosyl hydrolase family 18 protein codes for the protein MQRNSLLLLISLVLVLHSAVALAQFRVVGYQPAWRGQINKAQLAQLTHVNYAFLQPTATGGLEPLPNPEKLRQLVAAAHAVRVRVLISVGGWHNGDHSAFDSIGATPAYTKAFVANLMRFAQEYQLDGIDMDWEHPDARTASGYAALMQQLGTQLHRQGKLLTAAIAGGTWAGPGILPSVFEVVDFMNIMAYDAPAPAHATYADAVQTLAYWKGRGLPAHKTVLGVPFYGQPGGVAFTALLAQGANPRADSLAAVGYNGLATIKRKTTLALNQASGIMMWELTQDASGENSLLTAISQEVRRQASAKPPAR